The Oncorhynchus gorbuscha isolate QuinsamMale2020 ecotype Even-year unplaced genomic scaffold, OgorEven_v1.0 Un_scaffold_20133, whole genome shotgun sequence DNA segment TtgtctctataggtcctgatgCGAGCGTTGAGGGACTTTAACCTTCCCAAAATAGTGACCAGTGACGTCCCTATATTCCTGGGTCTGATCAGTGACCTGTTTCCCCAGCTGGATGTCCCCAGGAAGAGAGACCCAGAGCTGGAGACGGCTGTACGACAGTCAGTCAGCGAACTACACCTGCAGCCGGAGGAAAACTTTATACTCAAGGTATAGCAATGAAATTAAATGTACCGTCTGCACACTGTTTGCCttaattccccccccccccttttctcaCTAGGTGACTCAGTTGGAGGAGCTGCTGGCTGTCAGACACTCCGTGTTTGTAGTAGGGGGAGCTGGGACGGGGAAGAGCCAGGTAGACTCACTAAGAAACGCATTCACACACATGAATCGAAGCCAACCGTATTAGAATGTCCTCCACGTAACCCCAAAGCATTTAGTACGTCAACGTCTTATGTCTTTGAGGTTTTTAACGTGTGGTCATTTGTGGTTGGACAGATTTTGAAGACCCTCCACAGAACGTATGCTAATCTGAGGATGAAGCCTGTGTGGCACGACATCAACCCTAAAGCTGTGACCACAGACGAACTGTTTGGCTATCTACACCCTGCTACCAGAGAATGGAAGGACGGTCTGTggtctgcgcacacacacacacacacacacacacccacacacacacagtgtggagACTTGCTGTTCGGGTTTGGTCAATAttgattacatttatttttgtcaTTTTAGGCCTGTTCTCCTCCACTATGAGGGAGCTGACACGACAGGTGGGCCACGACGGGCCCAAGTGGATTGTTCTGGATGGAGACATAGACCCCATGTGGATAGAATCCCTCAACACTGTCATGGATGACAACAaggtacgtgtgtgcgtgtgtgtgtgtgtgtctctctgtctcgttcctttctctttctctccatctgtcgGTGCTGACTTatctttctcctgctctctcactGCCACCTGTCTCTCCCCGTGTCTTTCTTTTATGGTGCTgattactctctcccctctctctctctctcccctctctttctctctctcacccgatctctctctctctctctctctctctctctctctctctctctctctctctctctctctctctctctctctctctctccctctctcccctctctttctctctctcacccaatctctctct contains these protein-coding regions:
- the LOC124031034 gene encoding dynein axonemal heavy chain 11-like — encoded protein: MRALRDFNLPKIVTSDVPIFLGLISDLFPQLDVPRKRDPELETAVRQSVSELHLQPEENFILKVTQLEELLAVRHSVFVVGGAGTGKSQILKTLHRTYANLRMKPVWHDINPKAVTTDELFGYLHPATREWKDGLFSSTMRELTRQVGHDGPKWIVLDGDIDPMWIESLNTVMDDNKVLTLASNERISLSSSMRLLFEISHLRAATPATVSRAGILYVNPQDLGWSSYVTSWIDTRLAQSERANLTILFDKYVPYCLEQVRCNLKTITPIPENSMVQ